In one window of Verrucomicrobiia bacterium DNA:
- a CDS encoding efflux RND transporter periplasmic adaptor subunit, producing the protein MKRHYFLVLSIVCGWLVGCEGKKSQNTIVEPSVTSVQVAVVTNVFWDKTLPVIGTLYPIDEATIAAQVEGTVEETLVDFGDRVKYGEDLATIDRAVYEAQLEQAMGNLARAEATEENARKNFDRIQRLQKSGAVSISELDASKAQRDQTEAEVKAAQGSEKVARLNVERSHVQAPFSGAIAQRFVERGDFVKVGAPLFRVVNDATLKFVFQVPERYASLIKKGLAVNLGVDNYPNKIFQGQIYLINPAIVTTSRSFDVAAAVLNEGLSLKANTFARGVMILERAVKTTVVPLEAIVNFAGVTKVFVAEGNEARSRQVKIGQIRNGLQEVEGIEEGEKVIVTGQNSLIDHALITVQNRSSSYLEEEKNL; encoded by the coding sequence ATGAAACGACATTATTTTTTAGTCCTTTCAATCGTATGTGGATGGTTAGTGGGGTGTGAGGGGAAGAAATCGCAAAATACGATAGTGGAGCCTTCGGTGACGTCGGTGCAGGTTGCAGTGGTAACTAATGTTTTTTGGGATAAAACACTTCCTGTTATTGGAACGTTGTATCCGATTGATGAAGCAACGATTGCAGCGCAGGTAGAAGGAACGGTAGAGGAAACATTAGTTGATTTTGGTGATCGGGTCAAATATGGAGAGGATTTGGCGACGATTGATCGGGCGGTGTATGAGGCACAATTGGAGCAGGCGATGGGTAATTTGGCCCGAGCTGAGGCGACAGAAGAGAATGCACGCAAGAATTTTGATCGAATCCAAAGATTGCAAAAAAGTGGTGCAGTTTCTATTAGCGAGTTAGACGCTTCGAAGGCTCAAAGGGATCAGACGGAAGCCGAGGTGAAAGCGGCTCAAGGGTCAGAAAAAGTGGCGCGTTTGAATGTGGAGCGGTCGCATGTCCAAGCACCTTTTTCTGGAGCTATTGCTCAACGATTTGTGGAGCGGGGGGATTTTGTCAAAGTGGGGGCGCCTTTATTTAGGGTAGTGAATGACGCGACTTTAAAGTTTGTTTTTCAAGTTCCGGAACGTTATGCCTCTTTAATTAAAAAAGGGTTAGCGGTGAATTTGGGTGTGGATAATTATCCCAACAAAATTTTTCAGGGACAGATTTATTTGATTAATCCAGCGATAGTAACAACCTCGCGATCATTTGATGTGGCGGCAGCCGTGTTGAATGAAGGGCTATCTTTAAAAGCCAATACTTTTGCAAGGGGTGTGATGATTTTGGAGAGAGCAGTGAAAACAACGGTGGTTCCTTTGGAGGCGATTGTCAATTTTGCTGGGGTTACCAAGGTTTTTGTTGCCGAAGGCAATGAAGCTCGGAGCCGTCAGGTGAAAATAGGGCAGATTCGTAATGGTTTGCAAGAAGTGGAAGGGATTGAGGAGGGTGAAAAGGTTATTGTTACAGGTCAAAATAGTTTGATTGATCATGCTTTGATTACGGTTCAAAATCGGTCTTCCTCTTACTTAGAAGAAGAAAAGAATTTATGA
- a CDS encoding TetR/AcrR family transcriptional regulator: MKADSCARQIILDSAIGAFAQKGYAGTSLQDILKATRLSKPTLYYYFESKAGLFRAILDFAYDECFRLMSERVKHKSRCEEILVALATALFRFAEDNKDLTRLIFSTVFAAPQEIPRGSINKEKRRRNFELVYGFIRQAQKRKEIDLRYSTLELAHGIYGAISHQIRTQLLIPRGHLNCAKAKRIVELFLNGARKKI, from the coding sequence ATGAAAGCTGATTCTTGCGCGAGACAGATTATTTTGGATTCCGCTATTGGCGCTTTTGCACAAAAGGGTTATGCTGGCACTTCTTTGCAAGATATTTTGAAGGCGACTCGCTTATCCAAGCCTACGCTTTATTATTATTTTGAGAGTAAGGCGGGCTTATTTCGTGCGATTTTGGATTTTGCTTATGATGAATGTTTTCGTTTGATGTCTGAAAGAGTCAAACACAAAAGCCGGTGCGAAGAGATTTTGGTGGCTTTGGCAACTGCCTTATTTCGTTTCGCTGAGGATAATAAAGATCTTACTCGTTTGATTTTTTCAACGGTTTTTGCTGCACCTCAGGAGATTCCACGGGGTTCGATTAATAAAGAAAAAAGGAGGCGAAATTTTGAATTGGTGTATGGTTTCATTCGACAAGCTCAGAAGCGTAAAGAGATTGATTTGCGATATAGCACATTGGAGTTGGCGCATGGTATTTATGGGGCTATTAGTCATCAAATTCGCACTCAATTGCTCATTCCAAGGGGGCATTTAAATTGTGCTAAAGCAAAAAGAATTGTTGAATTGTTTTTAAATGGGGCTCGGAAAAAAATATGA
- a CDS encoding DUF3008 family protein, translating into MPAKSKKQQMAAGAALSAKRGNRPKSSLKGASRGMYKSMSEKQLRDVAKTKRKKLPKKKK; encoded by the coding sequence ATGCCAGCAAAATCAAAAAAACAACAAATGGCCGCAGGCGCTGCATTGTCAGCCAAACGTGGGAACCGACCCAAATCATCACTCAAAGGCGCTTCACGCGGCATGTACAAATCCATGAGTGAAAAACAATTGCGAGATGTGGCAAAAACCAAAAGAAAAAAACTACCCAAAAAGAAAAAGTAA
- a CDS encoding DEAD/DEAH box helicase: MPFCDFSFGSSIDRAIQEVGYAEPTPIQAAAIPKILLGQDVIGIAQTGTGKTAAFVLPILAQLVNKPPKGIVKTTRVLILAPTRELAVQIEESVRLYSKYLSLKMAAVYGGVGEQPQIRALRNRVELVIATPGRLLDLMEQGHANFSGLEFLVLDEADRMLDMGFLPEIRRLIKRLPKQRQTLLFSATLSQEIEKLTREFLHHPQLVEIGRRSNPAETVTQFVYETSPRLKTSLLLRLLSDPDFNMVLVFTRTKHGADRVAEKLRHEKISVATLHANRSQSQRQMALKNFKSGKVRVLVATDIASRGIDVDGISHVINYDFPKHPEDYVHRIGRTGRAQAVGEAISFVTFEDYSVLHSLERFIGRGLTRKRIEENGDGVGALGEAENTEILTSASPTIKFSRSRSSRRGHFSSRRRSRR; this comes from the coding sequence ATGCCCTTTTGCGATTTTAGTTTTGGCTCATCCATTGATCGAGCAATTCAGGAAGTGGGCTATGCTGAGCCTACTCCTATTCAAGCTGCGGCCATTCCTAAAATTTTGCTGGGTCAAGATGTCATTGGCATTGCACAAACAGGCACCGGAAAAACGGCGGCTTTTGTTTTGCCGATTTTGGCGCAGTTGGTTAATAAACCTCCTAAAGGCATAGTGAAGACTACGCGGGTTTTGATTTTGGCTCCAACACGTGAGTTGGCAGTGCAAATCGAAGAATCTGTGCGCCTTTACTCGAAATATCTTTCGTTGAAAATGGCGGCTGTTTATGGTGGGGTGGGAGAGCAGCCGCAAATTCGAGCGTTACGAAATCGTGTGGAACTTGTCATTGCAACGCCGGGTAGGCTTTTAGATTTAATGGAGCAGGGCCATGCTAATTTTTCTGGGCTTGAATTTTTAGTGTTAGACGAAGCGGATCGCATGTTGGACATGGGATTTCTTCCTGAGATTCGGCGATTGATTAAGCGGCTTCCGAAACAGCGTCAAACTCTGCTTTTTTCTGCAACCTTATCTCAAGAAATAGAGAAATTGACGCGCGAATTTCTTCATCATCCGCAACTAGTAGAGATTGGGCGTCGCTCGAATCCAGCAGAAACAGTCACACAGTTTGTTTATGAAACATCACCTCGTTTAAAAACGTCGTTATTGCTTCGTTTATTAAGTGATCCTGATTTTAACATGGTGCTGGTTTTTACTCGCACTAAGCATGGAGCTGATCGCGTGGCGGAAAAGCTGCGGCACGAAAAAATTAGCGTAGCAACCTTGCACGCGAATCGTTCGCAAAGTCAGCGTCAAATGGCTTTGAAAAATTTTAAATCAGGAAAAGTGCGTGTTTTAGTTGCAACCGATATCGCGTCGCGCGGCATTGATGTGGATGGCATTTCGCATGTGATTAATTATGATTTCCCCAAGCATCCTGAAGATTATGTGCATCGCATTGGCCGTACGGGTCGAGCTCAAGCAGTCGGTGAAGCGATAAGTTTTGTGACCTTTGAGGATTACAGTGTGCTGCATTCGTTGGAACGTTTTATTGGCAGAGGTTTGACGCGCAAACGAATCGAGGAGAATGGTGATGGGGTTGGCGCTTTAGGGGAAGCAGAAAACACCGAAATTTTGACTTCAGCTTCTCCCACAATTAAATTTTCTCGTTCACGTTCTTCGCGGCGTGGCCATTTTTCATCGCGCCGAAGATCGCGAAGATAG
- a CDS encoding RNA-binding protein, whose amino-acid sequence MSTKLFVGNLSYNVTENDLQDAFAAHGTVVEANLMMDRMSGRPRGFAFITMGSAEEAQKAIDAMNGTALDGRNITVNLARPREDRPPGGGGGERRGGGGRRFGGGGGHRHR is encoded by the coding sequence ATGAGTACAAAACTTTTTGTGGGAAATCTTTCCTATAATGTAACCGAAAATGATTTGCAGGATGCGTTTGCCGCGCATGGCACAGTAGTAGAAGCAAATTTGATGATGGATCGCATGAGCGGTCGACCTCGCGGATTCGCGTTTATTACGATGGGCTCTGCTGAAGAGGCGCAGAAAGCCATCGATGCTATGAATGGAACCGCTTTAGATGGACGTAATATTACGGTGAATCTCGCAAGACCTCGTGAAGATCGTCCTCCAGGCGGTGGTGGTGGAGAAAGAAGAGGCGGCGGTGGACGTAGATTTGGCGGCGGTGGCGGCCATCGTCATCGATAG
- a CDS encoding C40 family peptidase, translating into MRYAVFLINIFTIFSLFAEKGPNVTLAPEEIQGFDQLSKPVKEILNLALGLTTQSLNYTYGSADPKKGGMDCSGTIYYVLTQAGLEKVPRSSSEQYHWVRKANLFHAVNSTAQDTFELDALKPGDVMFWVGTYDIKRDPPITHVMFYLGRLKKDNQRVMVGASDGRTYNGVQRFGVSVFDFNLPGFPVPSRIQQSSSRFIGYGSVPGLIEK; encoded by the coding sequence GTGAGATACGCTGTTTTTTTGATTAACATTTTTACTATCTTTTCGCTTTTCGCGGAAAAGGGGCCGAATGTTACCTTGGCACCTGAGGAAATTCAGGGTTTTGATCAACTCTCAAAACCCGTTAAAGAAATTTTAAATTTGGCGCTTGGTTTAACAACGCAAAGTTTGAACTATACTTATGGAAGTGCAGATCCCAAGAAGGGTGGCATGGATTGTTCGGGAACGATTTATTATGTTTTGACCCAAGCAGGTTTAGAAAAGGTGCCTCGCTCTTCGTCGGAACAATATCACTGGGTACGAAAAGCTAACTTATTTCATGCGGTGAATAGCACAGCTCAGGACACGTTTGAGCTTGATGCATTAAAGCCGGGTGATGTGATGTTTTGGGTGGGCACTTATGATATTAAAAGAGATCCGCCGATTACGCATGTTATGTTTTACCTAGGTCGATTGAAAAAAGACAATCAACGAGTTATGGTGGGTGCTAGTGATGGCCGTACTTATAATGGCGTTCAGCGCTTTGGGGTGAGCGTGTTTGATTTTAACCTTCCCGGCTTTCCCGTTCCTTCCCGAATCCAGCAATCTAGTAGTCGCTTTATTGGTTATGGATCAGTGCCTGGTTTGATTGAAAAGTAG
- a CDS encoding serpin family protein: protein MMMFSCFQNFNQQAHAGDGNDFAVNFYQQLAFSSSDNFFFSPYSFSETFSVCALGAKGKTLEEINSIFHFRSDALFKKGVDSEGVILQIANGMWVEKTLALLPEFEKRARQQTLVQIESVDFRNETEKVRNGINQWVGKRTKEKIRDLLSSGSVKPITELVIANAIYFLGKWHDPFDVQSIKEPFYCADGKEVMATYFADKRRMLYAEKEDIQVVQLDYEGEQFSMLIFLPKDRTGLSDWERQLSVDRLEDLLKALSSEIVHFRMPRFKQEFKVLANDHLQRMGLKLAFTDNADFSAMAKKPLKISDVIHQAFIEVNEKGTEAAAATAMTLEIATARFNSEPIKFFHAEHPFLFAIREKKTGQFFFMGRCMTP, encoded by the coding sequence GTGATGATGTTTTCTTGTTTCCAAAATTTTAATCAGCAAGCACATGCGGGGGATGGGAATGATTTTGCTGTAAATTTTTATCAGCAACTTGCTTTCTCTTCCTCGGATAATTTCTTTTTTTCGCCTTATAGTTTTTCGGAAACTTTTTCAGTTTGTGCTTTGGGCGCTAAAGGTAAGACATTGGAGGAGATTAATTCGATCTTTCATTTTCGATCCGATGCGCTGTTTAAAAAGGGTGTGGATAGCGAGGGTGTGATTTTACAGATTGCCAATGGTATGTGGGTGGAAAAAACATTGGCCTTATTGCCGGAGTTTGAAAAAAGAGCTCGGCAGCAGACTTTGGTGCAAATCGAGTCTGTTGATTTTCGAAATGAAACGGAAAAAGTTAGAAATGGAATTAATCAGTGGGTGGGAAAGCGAACGAAAGAAAAAATTCGTGATTTATTGTCATCAGGTTCGGTCAAACCCATTACGGAATTGGTGATTGCGAATGCGATTTATTTTTTGGGGAAATGGCATGACCCGTTTGATGTGCAATCTATAAAAGAACCGTTTTATTGTGCCGATGGAAAAGAAGTGATGGCAACTTATTTTGCGGATAAGCGTAGGATGCTTTACGCAGAGAAAGAGGACATTCAAGTCGTGCAATTGGATTATGAAGGGGAACAGTTTTCGATGCTTATTTTTCTACCTAAAGATCGCACCGGGTTGTCTGATTGGGAGAGGCAGTTATCAGTGGATCGATTGGAGGATTTGTTAAAGGCTTTATCATCTGAAATAGTTCATTTTCGGATGCCGCGTTTTAAGCAGGAGTTTAAAGTGCTAGCGAATGATCATCTTCAGCGGATGGGATTAAAATTAGCTTTTACAGATAACGCCGATTTTTCGGCCATGGCTAAAAAACCGCTTAAAATTAGTGATGTGATCCATCAAGCTTTTATCGAAGTGAATGAGAAAGGAACTGAGGCGGCAGCAGCTACGGCCATGACTTTGGAGATCGCAACTGCTCGTTTTAATTCGGAACCCATAAAATTTTTTCATGCAGAGCATCCTTTTTTGTTTGCGATTCGCGAAAAGAAAACAGGACAATTTTTTTTCATGGGAAGATGCATGACACCTTAA